The Deinococcus wulumuqiensis R12 genome has a window encoding:
- the hemC gene encoding hydroxymethylbilane synthase has protein sequence MRMVTVGTRGSNLALAQTRWVVARLKEEWPETEFRIQTISTKGDRNRESLEQLAQKGDKGFWVKEIEEALLQKKIDIAVHSLKDLPTEQPEGLEVSSIPKRVDARDVLIGREGMKKLSELPQGARVGTSSVRRKAFLRSYRPDLIVKDLRGNIDTRLAALGSGEYDAIILAAAGLIRTEQRHRIDEFVEPDILLPAPGQGALALETRTEDDLTTEVVYAIHDHATDDRITAEREFLAGLGAGCMAPVGAHAVIKGGLITLEGWVGALDGSKVIRATSQGDAAECADIGAELAADMLERGAAELIESAREK, from the coding sequence ATGCGGATGGTGACCGTTGGAACGCGGGGCAGCAACTTGGCGCTCGCACAAACGCGCTGGGTGGTGGCCCGCCTGAAAGAAGAATGGCCCGAAACCGAGTTCCGGATTCAGACCATTTCGACCAAGGGGGACCGCAACCGCGAGAGCCTGGAACAGCTCGCCCAGAAGGGCGACAAGGGCTTCTGGGTCAAGGAGATCGAGGAAGCCCTGCTCCAGAAAAAAATCGACATCGCGGTGCACTCCCTCAAGGACCTGCCCACCGAGCAGCCGGAGGGGCTGGAAGTGTCCAGCATTCCCAAGCGGGTGGACGCCCGTGACGTGCTGATCGGGCGCGAGGGCATGAAAAAGCTCTCCGAACTGCCCCAGGGCGCACGGGTCGGCACCAGCAGCGTGCGGCGCAAGGCCTTCTTGCGCTCCTACCGCCCGGACCTGATCGTCAAGGACCTGCGCGGCAACATCGACACCCGGCTGGCGGCCCTGGGCAGCGGCGAGTACGACGCCATCATCCTGGCGGCAGCGGGCCTGATTCGCACCGAACAGCGCCACCGCATCGACGAATTCGTCGAGCCGGACATCCTGCTGCCTGCCCCTGGTCAGGGCGCCCTGGCCCTGGAAACCCGCACCGAGGACGACCTGACCACCGAAGTCGTCTACGCCATCCACGACCACGCCACCGACGACCGGATTACCGCCGAGCGCGAATTCCTGGCCGGGCTGGGCGCGGGCTGCATGGCCCCCGTGGGCGCCCACGCCGTCATCAAGGGCGGGCTAATTACCCTGGAAGGCTGGGTGGGCGCGCTCGACGGCTCCAAGGTCATCCGCGCCACCTCGCAGGGCGACGCCGCCGAATGCGCCGACATCGGGGCCGAACTCGCCGCCGACATGCTGGAACGGGGCGCCGCCGAGCTGATCGAATCCGCCCGCGAGAAGTGA
- a CDS encoding NUDIX hydrolase, with translation MTDPAPRPRAAALVFNDGHELLLMLRRRNGKTYATLPGGGIEDGETPAGACAREVLEEVNLTVKVGKQVLELDNRHGDTHSHEHYFLCHVVSGEMRLGDGPEGIRQSAENWYQPEWVSLNRLDEVNLVPEVLRGLARQLATPSDTDSA, from the coding sequence ATGACCGACCCCGCCCCACGCCCCCGCGCCGCCGCCCTCGTTTTCAACGACGGGCACGAGCTTCTGCTGATGCTGCGGCGCAGGAACGGCAAAACGTATGCCACGCTCCCCGGCGGCGGCATCGAAGACGGCGAAACGCCCGCTGGGGCCTGCGCCCGCGAGGTGCTGGAAGAGGTCAACCTGACCGTGAAGGTGGGCAAGCAGGTGCTGGAACTCGACAACCGGCACGGCGACACCCACAGCCACGAACACTACTTCCTCTGCCACGTCGTCAGCGGCGAGATGCGCCTGGGCGACGGTCCAGAGGGCATCCGCCAGAGCGCCGAGAACTGGTACCAGCCCGAGTGGGTTTCACTGAACCGGCTGGACGAGGTGAACTTGGTGCCGGAGGTCCTGCGCGGCCTCGCCCGTCAACTTGCCACCCCCTCTGATACGGATTCCGCTTAA
- a CDS encoding roadblock/LC7 domain-containing protein, which yields MSLQALARSVSERGADALLKAALRERDLSPDEVTAAQMQLVLTGPLVHRLSTILSPEQARAELGALAARLEHEFPRTPTLFTDVGSFSPWDEGSTVNESSAVSDWDHAGDLRGAAGGSSGGRKNGQPSGASPLGASSLGARPLGASPVRASPVRADTLEGDDFEGDEFEGDEFEGDEFGADDFEFDDPEYAAAPSTRHYALSGEAGQDALIRDLGRMQGVLGVMVTRENGEVLRVGALRDVTQLGSVIAATGLLLRQRGLKLLAADLGQQTVCMRPLGNYSVAVIAGPQVNVGRLLTELQQLEASG from the coding sequence ATGAGTCTTCAGGCCCTGGCCCGGAGCGTGTCCGAGCGGGGCGCCGACGCCCTGCTGAAGGCGGCACTGCGCGAACGCGACCTGTCGCCTGACGAGGTCACCGCCGCCCAGATGCAACTGGTGCTGACGGGACCGCTCGTTCACCGGCTGAGCACCATTCTGTCGCCCGAACAGGCCCGGGCCGAACTCGGCGCCCTCGCCGCCCGGCTGGAACACGAGTTTCCCCGCACGCCCACCCTGTTTACCGACGTGGGCAGCTTTTCCCCCTGGGACGAAGGCTCCACCGTGAACGAAAGCTCCGCCGTGAGCGACTGGGACCACGCGGGCGACCTGCGCGGGGCGGCGGGTGGCAGCAGTGGCGGGAGAAAGAACGGGCAGCCCTCCGGCGCCAGTCCACTTGGGGCCAGTTCTCTTGGGGCCAGACCACTCGGGGCCAGTCCAGTCAGGGCCAGTCCAGTCAGGGCCGACACGCTCGAGGGGGACGACTTTGAAGGCGACGAATTTGAAGGCGACGAATTTGAAGGCGACGAATTTGGAGCCGACGACTTCGAGTTCGACGACCCCGAGTACGCCGCCGCGCCGAGCACGCGGCACTACGCGCTGAGCGGCGAGGCCGGGCAGGACGCCCTGATCCGCGACCTGGGACGGATGCAGGGGGTGCTGGGCGTGATGGTGACGCGGGAAAACGGCGAGGTGCTGCGGGTGGGGGCGCTGCGCGACGTGACGCAACTGGGCAGCGTGATCGCCGCCACGGGGCTGTTGCTGCGCCAGCGCGGGCTGAAACTGCTCGCCGCCGACCTGGGACAGCAGACGGTGTGCATGCGGCCCCTGGGAAACTACTCGGTGGCGGTCATCGCCGGGCCGCAGGTCAACGTGGGGCGGCTGCTGACCGAGTTGCAACAGCTGGAGGCGAGCGGGTGA
- the tsaE gene encoding tRNA (adenosine(37)-N6)-threonylcarbamoyltransferase complex ATPase subunit type 1 TsaE: MLAAGETRLLRGVQEQRALGAALAQALAPGSLLFLEGELGAGKTTLTQGLLAALGFGGHVTSPTYALMQVYPVPAGQVLHVDAYRVRDVSELYEMDLDELVAGSRLSVIEWGERLYGDYPEAPIYLLEHVGGDPELRRVTRRR; this comes from the coding sequence GTGCTCGCCGCAGGAGAAACCCGGCTGCTGCGCGGGGTGCAGGAGCAGCGGGCGCTGGGCGCGGCACTGGCGCAGGCCCTCGCGCCCGGCAGTCTGCTGTTTCTGGAAGGTGAACTCGGGGCGGGCAAAACCACGCTCACCCAGGGGCTGCTCGCCGCGCTGGGCTTCGGCGGCCACGTCACGAGTCCCACCTACGCGCTGATGCAGGTCTACCCGGTGCCCGCCGGGCAGGTGCTGCATGTGGACGCCTACCGCGTGCGCGACGTGAGCGAGCTGTACGAGATGGACCTCGACGAACTGGTGGCCGGAAGCCGCCTGAGCGTCATCGAGTGGGGAGAGCGGCTCTATGGCGATTACCCCGAGGCACCCATCTACCTGCTCGAACACGTGGGCGGCGACCCCGAGTTGCGGCGCGTGACCCGGCGGCGCTGA
- a CDS encoding metallophosphoesterase, translating to MSVSWPGPARLPHDPPPDPQRRVLLRRLLAGTLAGGVGASFVAQGYRFGVTHEQRALTGLTRPVRLALLTDLHYGLYIGAGSARRWVDATLAQRPDLILLGGDLVDRRFAGAQGSRPLGALLAELGRLRAPLGVYAVWGNHDYGSFGRYGTRRLGPPVTDWAARREALRLALERQGVTVLLNGGRPLRDDLWLGGVDDLWLGEPDVAAALRGAGRRATVLLSHNPDVLLQLPAQPGLTLSGHTHGGQVRLPWVGALQVPADPRFTAGWVQGPQGAPAYVSRGLGMSGLPFRNLCKPEITLLTLTPPAT from the coding sequence ATGTCCGTTTCCTGGCCCGGTCCTGCCCGCCTTCCACACGACCCGCCCCCCGACCCACAGCGCCGCGTCCTGCTGCGTCGGCTCCTCGCCGGAACGCTGGCCGGGGGGGTGGGGGCTTCGTTCGTGGCCCAGGGCTACCGCTTCGGCGTCACGCACGAGCAGCGGGCGCTGACGGGCTTGACCCGGCCCGTGCGCCTCGCGCTGCTCACCGACCTGCACTATGGCCTGTACATCGGCGCGGGCAGTGCCCGGCGCTGGGTGGACGCGACCCTGGCGCAGCGCCCCGACCTGATTCTGCTCGGGGGAGACCTGGTGGACCGCCGCTTTGCCGGGGCGCAGGGGAGCCGCCCGCTCGGGGCGCTGCTGGCCGAACTCGGTCGCCTGCGGGCGCCGCTGGGGGTCTACGCGGTGTGGGGCAACCACGATTACGGCAGCTTCGGCCGCTACGGAACGCGGCGTCTGGGGCCGCCCGTGACCGACTGGGCCGCCCGGCGTGAAGCCCTGCGCCTGGCCCTGGAGCGCCAGGGCGTGACCGTCCTGCTCAACGGGGGCCGACCGCTGCGCGACGACCTGTGGCTGGGTGGGGTGGACGACCTGTGGCTCGGCGAACCCGACGTGGCGGCGGCGCTGCGGGGGGCAGGTCGCCGGGCCACCGTCCTGCTCTCCCACAACCCCGACGTTCTGCTGCAGCTGCCCGCACAACCGGGGCTGACGCTCAGCGGCCACACCCACGGCGGGCAGGTGCGGCTGCCGTGGGTGGGTGCCCTTCAGGTTCCCGCCGATCCCCGGTTCACGGCGGGCTGGGTGCAGGGACCGCAGGGCGCCCCGGCCTATGTCAGTCGCGGCCTGGGCATGAGCGGGCTGCCTTTCCGCAACCTCTGCAAACCGGAAATCACGCTGTTGACCCTCACGCCCCCGGCGACCTGA
- a CDS encoding MarC family protein: MDWSEVFTLSYRTFLTMLVIMDPVGLAPMFIALARDRPAFEKRRLALKATLVAGGIIFVFGLFGRALLEHLGISLSAFRIAGGILLFMVALDMVSARQSATKETPEEEREAQEREDISVFPLAIPLIAGPGTLASIMIQTNAAHGDPLLMFAVFLVTGVVLALCYLALRLSNQIAKGLGLTGVNVVTRVLGVLLGALAVQYIADGTLELMRGGLRLN; this comes from the coding sequence GTGGATTGGTCCGAGGTCTTTACCCTGAGTTACCGGACATTTTTGACCATGCTGGTCATCATGGACCCGGTGGGCCTCGCGCCCATGTTCATCGCCCTGGCGCGGGACCGGCCCGCCTTCGAGAAGCGGCGGCTGGCCCTCAAAGCCACCCTGGTCGCCGGGGGCATCATTTTCGTGTTCGGCCTGTTCGGGCGGGCGCTGCTCGAACACCTCGGCATCAGCCTCAGCGCCTTCCGGATTGCCGGGGGCATCCTGCTGTTCATGGTGGCGCTCGACATGGTGTCGGCCCGCCAGAGTGCCACCAAGGAAACGCCGGAAGAAGAACGCGAGGCGCAGGAACGCGAGGACATCAGCGTTTTTCCGCTTGCCATTCCCCTCATCGCCGGTCCCGGCACCCTCGCCAGCATCATGATTCAGACGAACGCCGCGCACGGCGACCCGCTGCTGATGTTCGCCGTGTTTCTGGTCACGGGCGTGGTGCTCGCGCTGTGCTATCTCGCCCTGCGCCTGAGCAACCAGATCGCCAAGGGCCTCGGTCTGACCGGCGTCAATGTGGTCACGCGCGTCCTCGGCGTGCTGCTCGGCGCCCTGGCCGTGCAGTACATCGCCGACGGCACCCTGGAACTGATGCGCGGCGGCCTGCGTCTCAATTGA
- a CDS encoding Fur family transcriptional regulator, with product MTMVRQTKQRAAVMEVLRTARSHPDAAQVHAQVREQLPHVSLGTVYRTLDALVRDGVVTTIERAGQATRYDYRHPGEEHHHAVCRSCGAIFDVEVTALPQLPADALPAGFEVTDVRLEFMGVCPECQRRDAGGSPAPVPWPPR from the coding sequence ATGACGATGGTGCGGCAAACCAAGCAGCGGGCGGCGGTGATGGAGGTGCTCCGGACCGCACGTTCGCACCCCGACGCGGCGCAGGTGCATGCCCAGGTGCGCGAGCAACTGCCGCACGTCAGCCTCGGCACGGTGTACCGCACCCTCGACGCCCTGGTCCGCGACGGCGTGGTCACGACCATAGAGCGGGCCGGGCAAGCCACCCGCTACGATTACCGTCACCCCGGCGAGGAGCACCACCACGCCGTCTGCCGCTCGTGCGGCGCCATCTTCGACGTGGAGGTCACGGCCCTGCCGCAACTGCCCGCCGACGCCCTGCCCGCCGGTTTCGAGGTCACGGACGTGCGCCTGGAATTCATGGGCGTGTGCCCCGAATGCCAGCGCCGGGACGCGGGCGGCTCCCCGGCACCTGTCCCCTGGCCCCCGCGCTAG
- a CDS encoding aspartate/glutamate racemase family protein, with the protein MTRLLGVIGGMSWTSSAEYYRLLNLEYVGRKGGLHSAPLLLHSVDFAQIAAQQKAGDWDGAAKVLAQAAQGLERAGAGALLLATNTMHKVAPQIEAAVNIPLIHIADTTGAAIQAAGLQKVGLLATTFTMEQDFYKDRLREGFGIETLIPDEAERADIHRIIFDELCRSVVQDASRARYRQIIARLIERGAQGIILGCTEITLLVGQEDSSVPVFDTTALHVQAAVRRLLAESDSRVIGQ; encoded by the coding sequence GTGACTCGACTCCTCGGCGTCATCGGCGGTATGTCGTGGACGAGTTCCGCCGAGTATTACCGCCTGCTGAACCTGGAATACGTGGGGCGAAAAGGCGGCCTGCACTCCGCGCCGCTCCTGCTGCATTCGGTTGATTTTGCTCAGATTGCCGCGCAGCAAAAAGCGGGCGACTGGGACGGGGCGGCAAAAGTTCTGGCTCAGGCGGCCCAGGGGCTTGAACGCGCAGGCGCGGGCGCTCTTTTGCTGGCGACCAACACCATGCACAAAGTTGCGCCCCAGATTGAAGCCGCCGTGAATATTCCCCTGATTCATATAGCAGATACGACGGGTGCGGCGATTCAGGCGGCAGGCTTGCAGAAAGTGGGCCTCCTGGCCACGACTTTTACGATGGAGCAGGACTTTTACAAGGACAGGCTACGCGAAGGCTTTGGCATTGAAACCCTGATTCCTGATGAGGCCGAACGCGCCGACATTCACCGCATCATCTTCGACGAGCTTTGCCGAAGTGTCGTTCAGGACGCATCCAGGGCACGTTACCGCCAAATTATTGCCCGCCTGATCGAGCGCGGCGCACAGGGCATTATTCTGGGCTGCACCGAAATTACGTTGCTGGTGGGGCAGGAGGATTCGTCTGTGCCCGTTTTCGATACGACGGCGCTGCATGTTCAGGCGGCGGTGCGGCGGCTCCTTGCTGAAAGTGATTCCAGAGTGATTGGGCAATGA
- a CDS encoding asparaginase, whose translation MPASAPRLALIHTGGTIASRPSPDGRGLTPQTPPELPGLEGVRVSEFQPFNLPSPHVTPAHMRQLAQLIGELAADHDAVVVTHGTDTLEETAFFLHLCLPAAVPVVLTGSMRHAEEVSWDGPGNLLDAAQVALCPDTAGRGPLVVFGGDIFDARTVTKVHTSAVDAFGGYPGPIGRIDRTPAGPQVRYFATPEPRPTFRPDTLDRRVEILYAYAGWQGEGYAEALSRADGLVIAALGTGNLPPELLPLIEASDKPVVLATRTHAGPILPVYGYAGGGATLVAAGAIPASFLNAHKARLLLLLLLSLGLGREDVRRVFAEGVF comes from the coding sequence ATGCCCGCTTCTGCGCCCCGCCTCGCCCTGATTCATACCGGCGGCACCATCGCCAGCCGTCCCAGTCCCGACGGACGCGGGCTGACGCCGCAGACGCCGCCCGAACTGCCCGGACTGGAAGGCGTCCGTGTCAGCGAATTTCAGCCGTTCAATCTGCCCAGCCCCCACGTCACGCCCGCGCACATGCGGCAACTCGCGCAGCTGATCGGGGAGCTGGCCGCCGACCACGACGCGGTGGTGGTCACGCACGGCACCGACACGCTGGAAGAAACGGCCTTTTTCCTGCACCTGTGCCTGCCCGCCGCCGTTCCCGTCGTCCTGACCGGCTCCATGCGTCACGCCGAGGAAGTCTCCTGGGACGGCCCCGGCAACCTGCTCGACGCCGCGCAGGTCGCGCTGTGCCCGGACACGGCGGGGCGCGGGCCGCTGGTCGTGTTCGGCGGGGACATCTTCGACGCCCGCACCGTGACCAAGGTGCATACCAGCGCGGTGGACGCGTTCGGCGGGTATCCCGGCCCCATCGGGCGCATCGACCGCACCCCCGCCGGGCCGCAGGTGCGCTACTTCGCCACGCCGGAGCCGCGCCCCACCTTTCGCCCGGACACGCTGGACAGGCGGGTGGAAATCCTGTACGCCTACGCGGGCTGGCAGGGCGAAGGCTACGCCGAAGCGCTGTCCAGGGCCGACGGGCTGGTGATTGCCGCGCTCGGCACCGGCAACCTGCCGCCCGAACTGCTGCCGCTGATTGAGGCGAGCGACAAGCCGGTGGTGCTTGCCACGCGCACCCACGCCGGGCCGATTCTGCCGGTCTACGGCTACGCGGGCGGCGGCGCGACCCTGGTGGCGGCGGGGGCGATTCCGGCGAGTTTCCTCAACGCCCACAAGGCGCGGCTGCTATTGCTCCTTCTGCTCAGCCTCGGCCTGGGACGCGAGGACGTGCGGCGGGTCTTTGCTGAGGGGGTGTTCTGA
- a CDS encoding BioF/Kbl family PLP-dependent acyltransferase, with the protein MTTKTDPTAPGLTLGDRLRQDLAGLRESGLLISPRVLDAPQHARTRVDGREVVNLASNNYLGFANHPRLKERAAQYLEQWGAGAGAVRTIAGTLRIHEDFERQLAEFKHTGSALVLHSGFSTNQGVLGGLLREGDLVVSDELNHASIIDGLRLTKATKKIFKHADPDDLDRVLRENPSEGLKLVVTDGVFSMDGDVAPLDRLVEVARRYGAVTYVDDAHGSGVMGEAGRGTVHHFGFEYADDVIQVGTLSKAWGGVGGYAAGHPDLRELLINRARPYLFSTAQPPAVVGALAAALDEVQRDPSLMERLWDNTRFFKAELGRLGFDTLGSVTPITPVVFGEASAAFEASRRLFDLGIFAVGLGFPTVPRDLARIRNIVTAEHTREDLEQALTAYEQVGRDLGVIA; encoded by the coding sequence ATGACCACCAAGACGGACCCCACCGCTCCGGGCCTGACCCTGGGTGACCGGCTCAGGCAGGACCTCGCCGGGCTACGCGAGAGCGGCCTGCTGATTTCGCCGCGTGTCCTCGACGCGCCGCAGCACGCCCGCACGCGGGTGGACGGGCGCGAGGTCGTGAACCTGGCGAGCAACAACTACCTCGGCTTCGCCAACCACCCCCGCCTCAAGGAACGGGCCGCCCAGTACCTCGAGCAGTGGGGCGCGGGCGCCGGAGCCGTGCGGACCATCGCCGGAACGCTGCGCATTCACGAGGACTTCGAGCGTCAACTGGCCGAGTTCAAGCACACCGGCAGTGCGCTGGTGCTGCACAGCGGCTTTTCCACCAACCAGGGGGTGCTCGGCGGCCTGCTGCGCGAGGGCGACCTCGTGGTCAGCGACGAACTCAACCACGCCAGCATCATCGACGGGCTGCGGCTGACCAAGGCGACCAAGAAGATTTTCAAGCACGCCGACCCCGACGACCTCGACCGGGTGCTGCGCGAGAACCCCAGCGAGGGCCTGAAACTGGTCGTCACCGACGGCGTGTTCAGCATGGACGGCGACGTGGCTCCGCTCGACCGTCTGGTGGAGGTCGCCCGCCGCTACGGGGCCGTGACCTATGTGGACGACGCGCACGGCTCGGGCGTGATGGGCGAAGCCGGACGCGGCACGGTCCACCACTTCGGCTTCGAGTACGCCGACGACGTGATTCAGGTGGGCACGCTCTCCAAGGCCTGGGGCGGCGTGGGCGGATACGCGGCGGGGCACCCCGACCTGCGCGAACTGCTGATTAACCGCGCCCGGCCTTACCTCTTTTCCACCGCCCAGCCCCCGGCGGTGGTCGGGGCGCTGGCAGCGGCCCTGGACGAGGTGCAGCGCGACCCCAGCCTGATGGAGCGGCTGTGGGACAACACCCGCTTTTTCAAAGCGGAACTGGGCCGCCTGGGTTTCGACACCCTGGGCAGCGTCACGCCGATTACCCCCGTCGTCTTCGGAGAAGCGAGCGCCGCGTTCGAGGCCAGCCGCCGCCTGTTCGACCTCGGCATCTTTGCCGTGGGCCTGGGCTTTCCCACCGTGCCGCGTGATCTGGCCCGCATCCGCAACATCGTGACCGCCGAGCACACCCGCGAGGACCTGGAGCAGGCGCTGACGGCCTACGAACAGGTGGGCCGCGATCTGGGCGTCATCGCCTGA
- a CDS encoding NUDIX hydrolase, with product MTETFAIPCVGALIPRVVDSRPCLLLQERRKPNIGVEDGLLELPAGKLREYENVFDALRREVQEETGLTVTRIRGEGEGFVRGVLGYDIRTVTPYCVTQNLSGGYSILLSSFICEAAGEPCAQEGETAAPRWIPLQAVRQKLEHRPEAFYPLHLGALHKYLEEHL from the coding sequence ATGACTGAAACCTTCGCCATTCCCTGCGTCGGCGCACTTATTCCCCGCGTGGTGGACAGTCGGCCCTGCTTGCTGCTGCAAGAACGGCGCAAACCGAATATCGGCGTCGAGGACGGTCTGCTTGAATTGCCTGCGGGCAAACTGCGCGAGTACGAAAACGTCTTTGACGCCCTGCGGCGCGAAGTTCAGGAGGAAACGGGCTTGACCGTCACACGCATCAGGGGCGAGGGCGAAGGCTTTGTGCGCGGGGTATTGGGCTACGACATTCGGACGGTGACGCCCTACTGTGTGACTCAGAACCTGTCGGGCGGGTATTCCATCCTGCTGAGCAGCTTCATTTGTGAAGCGGCAGGCGAACCCTGTGCCCAGGAAGGGGAAACGGCAGCGCCGCGCTGGATACCCCTACAAGCAGTACGGCAAAAGCTAGAGCATCGGCCAGAGGCGTTTTACCCGCTGCACCTCGGCGCGTTGCACAAGTATCTGGAGGAGCATCTATGA
- a CDS encoding bifunctional biotin--[acetyl-CoA-carboxylase] synthetase/biotin operon repressor — translation MPLRLLPLLTDRPQSGDHLGQLLGVGRVTVNTLARRLQEEGVPVRVSRAGYALEPGTPAPGLVPLRGEFGRALCYRGTVSSTQDDLRLWADAERHPAPHGAVVVAERQTAGRGRRGRTWDTTHGTLAFSLLLREALTLPELARMPLAAGVALHAACTDLGVPCGLKWPNDLLTPDGRKLSGILLEADLRGEEARRAVLGIGINVGAAPQGAAHLQEAVPQLTRAEVLGEVLGQLEHWLAQPAPAVLAAWKAASLTLGRPVRVATARAVVEGVARDLDEQGNLLVETEAGVQTVGAGDVQLVGTLNPLPKP, via the coding sequence ATGCCCCTGCGCCTGCTGCCCCTGCTGACCGACCGACCGCAGTCGGGAGACCACCTCGGCCAGCTGCTGGGGGTGGGCCGAGTCACGGTCAACACGCTGGCGCGGCGACTTCAGGAGGAGGGCGTGCCGGTCAGGGTCAGCCGCGCCGGGTACGCCCTGGAACCGGGCACCCCCGCGCCGGGATTGGTGCCGCTGCGCGGCGAGTTCGGGCGGGCGCTGTGCTACCGGGGCACCGTGAGCAGCACCCAGGACGACCTGCGCCTGTGGGCCGATGCCGAGCGCCACCCGGCCCCCCACGGCGCCGTCGTGGTCGCTGAGCGGCAGACCGCTGGACGGGGACGGCGGGGACGCACCTGGGACACCACCCACGGCACTCTCGCCTTCAGCCTGCTGCTGCGCGAGGCCCTGACCCTGCCCGAACTTGCCCGTATGCCGCTGGCCGCCGGAGTCGCCCTGCACGCCGCCTGCACCGACCTCGGCGTGCCCTGCGGCCTCAAATGGCCCAACGACCTGCTGACCCCGGACGGGCGCAAGCTCTCGGGCATCCTGCTCGAAGCCGACCTGCGCGGCGAGGAAGCGCGGCGGGCAGTGCTGGGCATCGGCATCAACGTGGGCGCCGCGCCGCAGGGAGCGGCCCATTTGCAGGAGGCAGTCCCCCAACTGACCCGCGCCGAAGTCCTGGGCGAAGTGCTGGGACAGCTCGAACACTGGCTGGCGCAACCGGCCCCCGCTGTCCTCGCCGCCTGGAAAGCCGCCAGCCTGACCCTGGGCCGCCCGGTGCGCGTCGCCACCGCCCGCGCCGTGGTCGAGGGCGTGGCGCGCGACCTCGACGAGCAGGGCAATCTGCTGGTGGAAACGGAAGCGGGCGTGCAGACCGTCGGCGCGGGCGACGTGCAGCTGGTCGGGACGCTGAACCCACTGCCGAAGCCATAA
- the pheS gene encoding phenylalanine--tRNA ligase subunit alpha: MQEQAIQDIHAAETLEALQAVKTRYVGKSGLVTKELGTLGKLPPEERKARGAEINVVRAAIQAALDEKEAALKRAALDARLASEAVDVTLPGLPLPAGGLHPISRVYDDLIGIFTRMGYEVAEGPEVEEEHYNFEALNIPWYHPARELQDTFWLEDGRLLRTHTSNMQIRYMLEHEPPLKMVSRGKVYRFEATDATHEAMFHQLEGLVVGEGISMADLKGTIAEMARGLYGASAKVRFQPSYYPFVEPGADFAVYWDNPRGESKWLELGGCGMVHPNVFKAVDDLREAAGKERVYEGKTGFAFGLGPERIAMLKYGIPDIRYFYANDPRVIGQFRGELG, from the coding sequence ATGCAGGAACAGGCCATTCAGGACATTCACGCCGCCGAGACGCTCGAAGCGCTTCAGGCCGTCAAGACCCGCTATGTCGGCAAATCCGGCCTGGTGACCAAGGAACTCGGCACGCTGGGCAAGCTGCCCCCCGAGGAGCGCAAGGCCAGGGGCGCGGAAATCAACGTGGTCCGCGCCGCGATTCAGGCCGCGCTGGACGAAAAGGAGGCGGCGCTCAAGCGGGCCGCACTCGACGCCCGCCTCGCCAGCGAAGCGGTGGACGTGACCCTGCCCGGCCTGCCCCTCCCGGCGGGCGGCCTGCACCCCATTTCCCGCGTGTACGACGATCTCATCGGGATTTTTACCCGCATGGGCTACGAGGTGGCTGAGGGGCCGGAAGTCGAGGAGGAGCACTATAACTTCGAGGCGCTCAACATTCCCTGGTACCATCCCGCCCGCGAGCTTCAGGACACCTTCTGGCTGGAAGACGGGCGGCTGCTGCGAACGCACACCAGCAACATGCAGATTCGCTACATGCTGGAGCACGAGCCGCCGCTCAAGATGGTTTCGCGCGGCAAGGTCTACCGCTTCGAGGCCACCGACGCCACCCACGAGGCGATGTTTCATCAGCTCGAAGGTCTGGTGGTGGGCGAAGGCATCAGCATGGCCGACCTCAAGGGCACGATTGCCGAGATGGCACGCGGGCTGTACGGTGCCTCGGCAAAGGTGCGCTTTCAGCCGAGCTACTACCCGTTCGTGGAACCGGGGGCCGACTTCGCCGTGTACTGGGACAACCCGCGCGGCGAGAGCAAATGGCTGGAACTCGGCGGCTGCGGCATGGTCCACCCGAACGTGTTCAAGGCCGTGGACGACCTGCGCGAGGCGGCGGGCAAGGAGCGCGTGTATGAGGGCAAAACGGGCTTTGCCTTCGGCCTCGGCCCGGAGCGCATCGCCATGCTCAAGTACGGGATTCCCGATATTCGGTATTTCTACGCCAACGACCCGAGGGTGATTGGGCAATTCCGGGGGGAGCTGGGGTGA